From the genome of Pedobacter sp. MC2016-14, one region includes:
- a CDS encoding ABC transporter ATP-binding protein: MIKVENLVKRYNGTTVVDQLSFEIQEGQNLMLLGTSGCGKTTTLRMINRLIEPDEGAVYLNNENINLQQPEVLRRGIGYVLQNHGLFPHYTIAENVAIVPQLLKWDSKRIRRRTLELFEKLKLEIALLNQYPGSLSGGQQQRVGLARALMTSPSVLLMDEPFGALDNITRINIRKEFKQLDELVKKTIIMVTHDVQEAFELGDVICLMDKGKVMQVGTPRQLLFNPQNEFVTEFLKEQRMQLELKTLELTDERSVWDAMLGWTAEELRNAMLTYQK; this comes from the coding sequence ATGATTAAAGTAGAAAATCTTGTAAAAAGATATAATGGAACCACTGTTGTAGATCAGCTCAGCTTCGAAATTCAGGAAGGACAAAATTTAATGCTTCTGGGTACCAGCGGTTGCGGAAAAACCACCACACTCCGCATGATCAATCGTTTAATAGAACCTGATGAAGGGGCTGTTTATTTGAACAACGAGAACATTAACCTGCAGCAGCCAGAAGTACTTCGAAGGGGAATTGGTTATGTATTGCAAAACCATGGACTTTTTCCTCACTACACCATTGCCGAGAATGTGGCCATCGTTCCTCAACTCTTAAAATGGGATAGTAAACGTATTCGCCGGCGAACATTAGAGCTTTTTGAAAAACTTAAACTGGAGATTGCCCTGCTCAATCAATATCCGGGATCATTGAGCGGCGGTCAGCAGCAGCGTGTAGGATTAGCCAGAGCATTAATGACCAGCCCATCTGTATTGCTAATGGACGAGCCCTTTGGTGCGTTAGATAACATTACCAGGATAAATATCCGGAAGGAATTTAAACAACTGGACGAACTTGTTAAAAAAACGATTATTATGGTTACCCACGATGTTCAGGAAGCCTTTGAACTTGGCGATGTAATTTGCCTGATGGACAAAGGAAAAGTGATGCAGGTTGGTACGCCCCGGCAATTGTTGTTTAACCCTCAAAATGAATTCGTTACAGAGTTCCTTAAAGAGCAGCGCATGCAACTGGAATTAAAAACTTTGGAACTTACCGATGAGCGCTCAGTATGGGATGCCATGTTGGGTTGGACAGCTGAGGAGCTCAGAAATGCAATGTTGACCTACCAAAAATAA
- a CDS encoding mercuric reductase, which produces MRDYDAIVIGAGQAGVPLAKKMAAAGLKTLLVEKRAVGGTCINDGCTPTKAMIASARMAYLAKRSDDLGIEIPSYKVNFEAIIQRKDKIISLFRGGSEKGIEKTENLNLLYGEAKFVDDHTVYINEHDGNFGNYTAKKIFINTGSSPVIPEIEGINDVDYLTSTSIMELTEIPEHLLIIGGGYIGLEFGQMFKRFGAQVTLLEKSPLLMPKEDDDVCVAMSEIFKEDGIEVVTAAKVKRLSKSSTGNIIADVEIENKSRQYTCSHILLASGRAPQTKKLGLENTSIECDERGYIKVNEYLETKAKNVYALGDVKGGPSFTHIAYNDYVIVTNNLLAKGEKLDTLDRMVPYCMFTDPQLGRIGITEREAKEQGIDYMVAKIPMKNVARAIETAETRGLMKAVVDRKSKQILGAAIIGEEGGEIMTVLQMAMMGKITYDQIRFAIIAHPLYAESLNNLFMSIHD; this is translated from the coding sequence ATGAGAGATTACGATGCAATAGTAATTGGCGCTGGCCAGGCAGGTGTGCCACTTGCAAAAAAAATGGCTGCTGCTGGTTTAAAAACCTTACTCGTAGAAAAAAGAGCGGTAGGTGGTACCTGTATTAATGATGGATGTACCCCTACAAAAGCAATGATAGCTTCGGCAAGAATGGCTTATTTGGCTAAAAGAAGCGATGATTTGGGAATTGAAATCCCCTCCTATAAAGTCAATTTCGAAGCTATCATCCAACGAAAAGATAAGATTATATCACTGTTTCGTGGCGGATCTGAAAAAGGCATAGAGAAAACAGAAAATCTTAACCTATTATACGGTGAAGCTAAGTTTGTAGATGATCATACGGTTTACATTAACGAACACGATGGAAACTTTGGTAACTATACTGCTAAAAAAATCTTTATAAATACTGGTTCAAGCCCAGTAATTCCCGAAATTGAAGGGATTAATGACGTGGATTATTTGACTTCTACCAGTATCATGGAGCTAACTGAAATACCAGAGCACCTGCTGATCATTGGCGGAGGCTATATCGGCTTAGAATTTGGGCAAATGTTTAAGCGTTTTGGTGCTCAAGTGACTTTGCTGGAAAAGTCACCATTGCTAATGCCTAAAGAAGATGATGATGTCTGTGTTGCCATGTCAGAAATATTTAAGGAAGATGGAATCGAAGTTGTTACTGCTGCAAAAGTCAAAAGGTTATCTAAATCATCAACTGGAAATATTATTGCAGACGTTGAAATTGAAAATAAAAGCCGTCAATATACCTGTAGCCATATCTTATTAGCCTCAGGAAGGGCCCCTCAAACAAAAAAACTAGGCCTCGAAAACACCAGTATCGAATGTGATGAACGTGGGTATATTAAGGTGAACGAATATCTGGAAACAAAAGCAAAAAATGTATATGCACTGGGCGACGTTAAAGGAGGTCCTTCCTTTACCCATATCGCCTACAATGATTATGTAATTGTTACCAATAACTTATTGGCTAAAGGAGAAAAATTAGATACATTGGATCGCATGGTTCCTTACTGTATGTTTACCGATCCTCAGTTGGGCCGAATTGGCATTACAGAAAGAGAAGCGAAGGAGCAGGGGATAGATTATATGGTTGCAAAGATCCCAATGAAAAATGTCGCCCGGGCTATTGAAACTGCAGAAACAAGAGGCTTGATGAAAGCTGTAGTAGATCGCAAGTCGAAGCAAATTTTAGGCGCTGCAATTATTGGTGAAGAAGGGGGAGAGATCATGACTGTTTTACAGATGGCTATGATGGGGAAAATTACATACGATCAAATTCGCTTCGCCATCATCGCACATCCATTATATGCAGAATCTTTAAATAATCTTTTTATGTCCATTCATGATTAA